The DNA sequence ataatattaaaagaaatagtattaatcaattaattaattaaattataaatgataaatgagaaaaagtttttttcttctttttttttttttgttgaagagagagttaaataaataaaagataaaagataaaagataaatgataaatgataaagatTGGTTAGAATTATCGTTGGTGCGTGCGGGTTATTATATATAGGGGAAGATCAACGAGACGTATGTGGCAGGTGTGGGTTCTTCAATTCATTCTAGTTCTGGATTCCGACTAGCCGCGTTGACTCGGTTCCGTTTTTCATTCTCGCGGATCTAATATTAAGGTAATTCTCATTCTAACAATGTCATTGCTATTGCCAGTGCCGTTTCGCTTTGCTCTCTTCTTAATTCTAATCAATCAGTGCATGCACCTTCTTTCCGAATTCCGATTATTTAATCGCAATGTTCATGTTCCtgattctttttttggtttggaATTTTTGCTCTGATTTTGATTTCTGATAGATATTACAGTGTGCTACTCAGATCTGGTGCTGCgtgttgtgattttttttcttcctttttttgtgtttaattgATTTCTCTGTTCAgtaatttcacttaaattttcATGGATTTGTGAAATTTCTGATTGAACCTGATACCGAGGAATTGAATtttatgtgaagaaaaaaatagactaATGCGGAGGAGTAAGGGTTTTTCACTTGCAAAAACGTTGGATAAACTATTCAGTTgcaaatatatcatatatgtcaTGCAATAATGCTTGTTTTGCTCAATTCATGTTATCTCACTGCATCCTTTGTTTCATTTATGTCACGAATTCTAActcttttgtttcatttattgTTGGCTTCAAATGTTGTTGACAGAGTAGCCAAATACCCCTATTTTACCATGCACCTTGATTTGAGTGTATATTTGATGCCATTTATAGAGAAGCTTGTACCAGACTTCAACCATTTTGTCATTCTCATTAGAAACATTAGTTGTGTATCAGTGGATTGTGTCGTTGTTTTTCATATATGGTTAAAACTTTCATGTGCTTTTACGTTCAAGTTCTAGCTTATTGTTCACGTTGTGACACGTAAAGGATCCGTGCCACACTCAAGATTACTTGTTAGCTCAGGTTCAACTTACATGCCAGTTGTTCATTAGGTGTTATGTGCAAGTTCTTTCCTGGCATTGATATTTACAGGACACATTGGTATCTATCTGCTCATATTTAAGATTGTATTCTCTGTCCACTTATCTTGATCTGCttctaatatataaatttacagGAATAGCTTAAGGGCACATTACAATGAAGGCATTGATTCTGGTTGGGGGATTTGGAACAAGGCTGAGGCCACTGACACTCAGTTTCCCTAAGCCTCTTGTTGATTTTGCTAACAAGCCTATGATTTTGCATCAGGTAAAGCTATTTCAATCTAAGCCATTTCTTTTTTGTAGAAGGTTTACTGTTTACAtctgttatttatataaatgatttagggattttctttcttgtagaatCCCTTTTCCATGCAGCATTTGATGCCCTCCATTCTAGATAACAGAGATCTATCaaacttttaatgaaaaaaaaatctgatttaTAAATTCtagatatatgataaaaaaaaggaactaGTTTTTGTGTGTGCATATAGCATGAGTATGTATCCTTTATGTCTATTTCCTTAATATGACATAATTGAGTATCCTACTgatttaccttttaatttggCTTGTTTTTCAGATAGAAGCCCTTAAGGCCATTGGAGTGACTGAGGTAGTGCTAGCCATCAATTACCAACCAGAGGTAAAGATGTCTCGTTACAACATTGTTCTAGTCAATGCTTAAAGAAATTTATGTGGCtaaagtatatttatttttaatatggtGTATACTTCCTACTGCAGGTTATGTTGAATTTCTTGAAGGATTTTGAATCAAAGCTCGGCATCAAGATCACATGTTCTCAGGAAACTGAACCACTGGGAACAGCAGGTCCCCTGGCTCTTGCTAGGGATAAGCTGATAGATGATTCTGGAGAACCCTTTTTTGTTCTCAACAGTGATGTTATCAGTGAGTATCCACTTAAAGAAATGATTGAATTCCATAAAAGCCATGGAGGAGAGGCTTCCATAATGGTAACAAAGGTAATCcatttgatagaaaaataaaaccccATTGCTGACATTTAAGACTATACATACAAGTTGGAGAATCCAATATCATTTTTCATCTACTTGTGTAGGTTGATGAGCCATCAAAGTACGGCGTGGTTGTGATGGAAGAGAGCACAGGGCAGgttgataaatttgttgaaaaaccgAAGTTGTTTGTTGGTAACAAAATCAATGCTGGAATTTACCTGCTGAACCCCTCTGTTTTGGATCGAATTGAACTGAGGCCCACTTCTATTGAGAAAGAGGTGTTTCCAAAGATTGCTGCAGAGAAAAAGCTATTTGCAATGGTCCTGCCAGGATTTTGGATGGACATTGGACAACCGAGGGACTATATTTCTGGCCTGAGGCTTTACCTGGACTCATTGAAGAAGAAGTCATCATCTAAGTTGGCCAGTGGCTCTCAATTTGTAGGGAATGTCATTGTGGATGAGACAGCCAAAATTGGTGAGGGATGTCTCATTGGACCTGATGTTGCTATTGGTCCTGGCTGCATTATTGAGCAAGGTGTTAGACTCAAAAGCTGCACAATAATGCGTGGAGTCCGGGTTAAGAAGCATGCTTGTGTATCCAGCAGTATTGTTGGGTGGCATTCCACTGTTGGGCAATGGGCTCGAGTGGATAATATGACCATCCTTGGAGAAGATGTCCATGTATGTGATGAAATTTACAGCAATGGTGGTGTTGTTTTGCCACACAAGGAGATCAAGTCAAATATTCTGAAGCCGGAGATTGTCATGTGAGTGAGGTCAATGATGTTCAAAATGGTAGCATGTGGTGAGGAGGTAGAAAAATTATTGAGTCTGAAATGTTTGTccgtttcattttgtttttctttttacttcatggcgtttcttttctttttataggtCAGTTTTTTGGATTAGAATGAGTGATGCCATTGCATTGATGAAAAGGTCAGCATCTTTGTAAATGGCGTTAAGTTTGGTCTGTGCAAAAGTTGTGTATTTTGAGTGTGtatagaaataaattattggTTAGTGGTTTCTCTCCAGCCATTGCACCTCTCACGAACATTAAACTAAGGACGTATCTTACTGGGGTAATCTAATATTACTACAAATTTGACAATTAGGTTAGTTGTTAGGTCGTTATCATATACAGGTAGATTTCCATAttatgaattgataaaaaaagaattctaTATTATGGGCTCGAGCCAGTGAGGCCTACTTCTCCTGGCAGAACATGTGACGTTGGGGTCATAACACAACAaaccaaatatttttcaacactACGAAAATATCGATGGAAATAATTGTAAACATGGTGTATTAATGAATTCGTCGGAAATTTGTAGATAGACTCATCTTAAccattgcaaaaaaaataaaattatttgaagttTCGATTTTAATCCATTAGCTCGATTGGGAATGCAGGAGTGTTTTGTCGAAGAATaaagttaaaggaaaaaaaCGGTGATagtatcaaattttataaaaaaataaacaaacataatttatcaagactaaaaatgtaaaaaatattttacaaaagacgaaaagtaataaaaaaaatactaaattacaaaagagtaaaaatttatttaagtcaattaaaaataattttttgttaaaaaaatagaggaaaatgtttaattttcttgctaaaatatatgtatcatcacctaacttattttttattcttaaattgatctcttatattttaaaagttctaAAATGATtccctaaaaaattattttagtaacaCATTTATTCTACTGTTAGTTTTAATTCAAACGCGATTAATGTATATATTCGGTGATGATATAACAAATCAATTTTGCATTGGAAGCAAGCGAAAAGAATAGGCGAAAAGTTAGAAATGAATTCTATAAAGATATGGACATAAATTGAAGGAACCAAATTAAAGAATTAGAGGAcgaaattaaatcaaaatattaaattataggaaaaaaaatcctaatttaacaaggaaaaaaaataatgggtgATAATTTAACTCAGGTGAGTACGTGACGCTTTGGGTGAATagtgaatttatttttctaaaggcTAATCATATAGTCAGTAATAGCGTTTAATTAATGGGTGTCTCGAGAACAATACCAAATCCAGATCCGCCAAGATTTGATTACGACATTACAAGGATAATCGGGACAAACCAAAACTCTTTCAACATCCGTCACAGTACTTCATCTTGTATTattagattttatatatatatatatatattggcatCTATAGTTCTAAATTGTGTATACTGCCACGGTACTTGGATGTATATTTAGACCAATTTATATTATACCCAACAGTATacaatcaaaatatcttaaaataataaaaagttgggGTAAACATTCTAAAATGACATTGAAGCTAAATGATATTCAACGTTCCAGGTTGGGTACTCACTTAAGAATAAAACTCAAGAGGAAGGACTGTGAAACCGGAACCCACATTTCTTGGATGCATCATACTAGTGCACGGAAGTAAAAGAAAAGGTACGAGCAAGACGTATTAGAATGGACAATAACCACTGAATGTCACTCAATCAACTTTGTTGTGGTTAATCTCAGTAATTACAGCTTAACAGATCACTGGTTCCTTCACAGACTACTATAAGAGAATCTTAAAACATCCTAGAAGGAAGAACCCAAATACACTACTGAGTGATTGTCCAGAAAAACAAACTCTAATTGGTCCACAggaaaaaaatcacacaatatCATAGATGCATGACCTTTTCATCCCATGCCATCTTGGGAAGGACAAATCTAATTAACCACCAACCCTGAGCTCCCAAGATGCAGGGTTACCTTTTCCGCAATCAACTGAATTTCTTTCACCCTTTCCTGAACTAACTTCTGGAGTTGCTCTTCTTGATTAGCCTGATTGTCATCCATTTGCACAGTACTAGCTTCGTTAGCTTCTGATCTGAACATGACAAATGACATCTCCTGGTCAACATCACTTGGTACTTCAATAAGTTGCTTCCCAGACGTCCCAGAATCTTTCCCTAAGATATCATACTTAACACGGTTCAAAATAATACTAACAAAGTTCTCCATGTTCTTGTCAACAGGATTAAGGCCAATGTAGATCAAAACCTCCCAACACTGGAGAAACTGTTGCTTATTAATTTTCAGACTTTTCCTTACATCCTCAATAGCACTGGGAGGTGGTAAAAGTCGAGGACAATGTGCTTTCTTTGATAACTTTTCTTGCTTCAGAAGTGAAACGGCTTTAGTAACTATATTCTGAATTGGGCCAAAACGAAGCAGGCGAAGTGCGTCAACACATGTGCGGACACGTTGGAAGTGATCTAATGGCTCTTCTACTGTGAAGTCAAAAACATTTTCAGATATAGCAACATCGTATAGCACCTCTAGAAGGAATCGACCATAACCCTTGTGCTGGTAAGGAGGTAATACCAGTATCTGCCATCAATAGAAGTTCCAGTCAAAAGGTAGCAATAAGAAGCACTTCATCGAATTTTAAGAAAGCATGTTAAAAGTTAAAGCCGATTTCAAGAGTACAGCAGCATTTACTGAATGTCCAGTATATTACAAACCTGGCTTAGTCGCAATCGGGAATCATCAGGATAGTGATAAAATCGATAAACAGCAGTAAAACCAGTCAACCTATATTGGATCTCTCCCTGCTGATCAGTTTTCTTCTGACACACAATATACAGCTCCCACTGTGAATCGGTAACATCAATTGGACTGCTACCTACAAGGGCAAACAAGAAAGGTAAAACAGCAATAAACTACAGCAGCATGCAATCTAAACATTGTTTAATAAGGCAAGTAGGGTACATAAAGTAGTATAATAAGTGAAAATTACCATCAACAAGAAGTAGTGTGAGGGGTATTAGATGACTGTAAAGTTGTCCAGTAGCCATGTTGCCAGCCACCAAACGGACAACCTGGCAAAGAAGTTACATGTAAAAAAGGCATTCATTTTCACAATCTGCCCCTAAAATATGCATATCAAGTGTCACATACAAAGCACATTAGGTCACAGGCTGACAAGAAAATGTAACACCATACACAAATGTCACATACATGATTTCTCAGATAAACTTTCACAAAAGAACAATCTAAATTTAACAGATGAAGATTTAGTGAAAATtaccaataaaaataacaatacagCAGGTGTGTAAAGTTCACCTAACCAAAAACATTCTAGCCTAATCTATTCATGCCAAGAAGGGAGACGGTTTTAATGACCAGACCAACAGGTTTTCCAGAAGAATGGCAGTATtataaatcatcatcatcaattcaACATCACATAACATAAACATGAATACAGATTACAGAGGATAGCAAGTCAATTGAAAATTCCTCTCCTTCAATGCAGAGGGAAACAGAATATCACTGGAAAATTCACAAGACTGCACTAGAAAATTGGAAAAAGACAGTTGATAATAAAATGCTTGTTTTCAGATAGTCATGTAGATGCATCCAACTAGCACAGTGGACATCTGATCATTAACAGAGAAATGCTAAGTATGGTTTATAACAGAGCTATTCTAACAGTTACTCTCTTTCGGTCATCCAATGTCTCAAAacagtaatttaattaaataatagcaCAAAACACAGACAAATTTGAGATGCAACATGTATGATAGGATGTATTTttcatagaaaaacaaaaattaaactggGCATTCACAGTCAAACAACCTAACTTTTATCTACAGTGCAATACATTGAGCCTAAATGTAAATTACAACCTCAACAGTAGAAGTAGAAGAATCTGTAAGCTGGTTAGAATCACAAATGTTCTCCTTAAAAGCTTTGTGCTTCAAAGTTTCTCCATTTGAGATGTTTGTTCtgcaaatcaattaaaatagtcATCCACAGttgttacaacttacaactttataaattgaatttcaaataacatattaaaatggAAAGAAACTGTGCATGTTTAgaatgaaaacaataataaacaCTTAATACCTGACAAAGTCATTATCTGCCAAATATTTCTGAAGGAATTCATCCTTGCTATCAACAAGAGTCTCAGCGAAAATTGTCTGCACAAAATAATAAACCAAGTTCTAATTTTGTGAGTACAAGGTGCCAACATATGTTCATCCAGTAGATATTGATGCATACCTGAAGAGCAGATTTCAGATCTGTGACCCCTTTGCCTCGCTTAAACAATTAAGCAACACATTCAGAAAAGTGTCAAAGTCATAATGAGTgaagcaaaacaaaagaaaactctGAACTAATCAACAAGGTAAAAGAATAACATGCCTATTACTTTTTCCATTAGTCTAAAGTCTAAATGAATTTGGAACTTACATCAGATGAACTCTGGAATGTAATATCAGCATACGCATAAAATGATATGCTGCTAATCCAGATGGTAATCTGCAAAAGAAATAAATGCAAAACAAGCTGAAAAAATAAGACATCATACaccattaaaaattcaaatacagttatttttaaacaaatgaatCCAACCTTCAAACcctcataaccataaattttcccatcatcatcaaaaaagcTATTCAGATCCACAGGATGAATGACAAAACTCTCTGGAGCATCGAATTCCTCCTTGCTTGAAACTGTACATAATAGcagatattaaaattaaagtatgcATGCCAATTGCAAAAATGCAACATACTGACAAGCAACTCAAAGAAATGAGCAAGAAAACTAAATAGCAGTAAAGAACACTTAAACGAACTTGACCAGAAACTGATTAGCAAGACCATGTCCTTAGCAAACTAAGCTCAAGAAAGCCTATTGCTAGGCAAAGAGCTGGAACATACTAGCTACAACTGCCAATGAAATATTGCTCAATGACACAGTCCAATCTACGAGCTACATTAAAAAAGTGTCTACAGAACCCAATAAATCAAATATGAATTAAGTGGTCTTTACTAGTTACTAgtataaacaaacaaacatcaaGATAAGCTGGCATTACCATTACCATCATTATTTACATATCATATGGCTCAGACCATGTTCTTATCTAACAACTAATATCTTTCGGGTTACCTACAATGCAGACTAACAACACCACTCTCAACTCATAAATTACAGATAAGGATTCACAGGACTCCAAAAGATagcaaaagtaaaaaatataatttaattaagtcaTAGTTAGCAAAATTACAAGGTCGGAAACCCATTTCCAAAAGAAACCACCTTCCCCCATCCCATAATCGAGTTACACTGAAACCATCTAAATCCAGAACTACCAAATAACATGACAAAATTATAGCATATTTTAAGCATACCTAGATAGATTGTGATGCAGTCTTTGGCCTCAACTCCAGAATCTAGAAAACACGACCAAAATGTTCATACACGTCGCAGCACCATGAATTGAAGaattcaatacaaaaaaaaaaaaaaaaaaaatcactgcaGAACAGGTGAAAACTTACCAACGCCTGAGAAACCAACACGGCGTCGTTTCTTGACTTCGTTGTCGGCTTCGGAACTTGAACGCTGCTTCTGCCCCATTCGCTCTTCCTTCTCTTCTCCGCTCAACTCAGTCTCAGTGGTAGTTAGGGTTTTCAGAGCGGGAAATCAAATTACGCGGAGAATAGAGGGGTTTTAAATAGGGCAAATTCCCGGTACCCCTTATTGGGCCGGACTATTAACAATGGGCCCAAATGTGAATATGGGCCCAGATTAACAGCTGGGCCTTAACCAGGTTATATAAACTTGATGTTTGGAACAATTTCCCAATCCTCAGACATCGTAAAACCCTAGTAAAACCCTTGCGTGCTTGGAAATGGCGCTCAACTCAATTCTTCGCAAGTCGGGTTCTTTCGCGAGGGCTCTTGCTGTCTCGGGTCAATTGACGAAGAATAACCACCTGGGTCATCGCACTTTACTCTCCACCGCCATCAGCCAGCACCAGCACCAGGATTCGCTTGTTCCAAGGTTCCACTTTTCTTCTGTAGCTTCCAAGAAGAAACCAACCTCCGATGAGAACCTTCTCCGGCTCATCGAATCCGAAATCGAATGCGCCCAAGAGACCGACGATCATAACGCAGTAAGttccatattttgttttttcttcaattcatATAATAATGACAATGTTGGTTACTTACTGAAAATTGAATTGGTTGATAGGCTGAAGAGGTTCCGGGTAATTTTCCGTTTAAAATAATCGATAGTCCCGGACAACAGACAATAACGCTTGAGAGAATGTACCAAGACGAGGAAATTAAGGTAGAGGTTCACATGCCGGATTTGGTCACTGGGGAAGAAAATGacgatgataatgataatgatagtgAAAGAGTTACTCAGTCGAGTATTCCACTTTCAATCAGTGTTCTTAAGAAGGGCGGACCCTATCTAGAGTTTAACTGTGTGGGTTACCCTGATGAGATTGTTATTGACGGCTTGTCAGTTAAGAATCCTGATCTCACTGAGGATCAAGTTGCTTATGAGGGACCAGACTTCCAGTATGTTCTTTTTTCTGCAactctttgaatttttttacaatgtgGTAACTGGTAAGGTCTTGTTTGTTTGGCTGAACTTCGTCTGTTTCAATGTCTTCTGCAGGGGCTTGGATGAGAATCTGCAGAAGTCTTTCCATAGGTATTTAGAAATCAGAGGAATCAAGCCTAGCACAATCAATTTCTTGCATGAGTACATGATCAACAAGGACAGTAAAGAGTACTTAGTGTGGTTGAACAAGCTCAAGAGCTTCGTTCAAGCATGAGCCTTTGAAGAAAGCATGAATGTTACTGAATTTTTGTTTAATCACATGCTATACATTCGAAGGAAAAGATACAAAGGAGATTTTACCATCGTGGTTTAGCTGTATCTCCTATTGGTCATGGAGGGTAGATTATGCCTGAAAATGTTTGGTTAACTTGATGGACAAAATTTAGATACAATAGTTTAAAATTGCTTTTACCAAAATTatcctaatttatctattcgcCTTCCCAGGGATGCTTTGTTAAGAAAACTTTTAGCTGGGATTTTCGTGTTTGGTATTTGGCTAAAAGTATGTATTGGATGTATGTCTTAAACCTCTCTTATTTTCCATTCCATTTTGAGTAAATTGCTGTCTTCATTTAGAAACGTGTCAATTCTCAGTTCCTCACTTTTCAGGTTGGTAAATAACTgaattttcctttaattttgcaATTTATGTATATTGTTGAAATCCTTTGGATTTTCTTCTCGTGTTAGCATTAAGGCTTTCTGTTTTCCCCTATACAAAGATAAAGGTTTTCTGATAGTCTAGTCCACATGGTTAAGATCGGCAATTCTGCAATTCctataacaaaaaatagtaatatcTTCCTGTACTTTTACCTCAGTGTAGGTATTTAATCCATTCCAACCTGGAATGGTAGGGGCAACCTCTTCCCTTTCTGTGGGAAAAATACAAcgttgtatataaagaaaaataacatcTCAAAAACTGAAACTATAAATATCCAATTGTCGTTAACAAAGCAATAAATGGATTCCATTGCGGAGACTTCATATTCTCTGTTTTCCTAGAGGTGGTGCTTTATTCGTATGCCATAACAGAAACGGATGCGTTaaataacaaattcaacaacaaACTGTAATTGCTGACAAAATTCTTGAAGGAAAGGAACCATCAGATGATACAAATGAccctattttatttaattgccCAATTTTATACCGTTCTCAACTgtcaaaataaatgaaaaggcTACAAAAGGAAGTATAGCAATTAGACCATTCAAATTAAGTTGCAATGTCTTTGTGGGTATAGACAATCCCTTTATCACCATCCACTACTTGTCCACTTCCTTTTAGTATCCTGCATACGCAAAAGGGACAATAAAACACAAAGGAAATACCACATACAACTCGGGGGTTTTACTATAAAATGTcaatatgattatattataaatcataaatgGTTAGGACAGTGATGTAGACTCTAGAGTAGTCTTGCGAAATAGttccattaaaataaaacagTGTCTTAGTTTGGCTACTTTCCGTGATTGTGTAGCAGCAAGTTATTGATATTTAAGGTGTACAGTGTACACTATCAGTGACAACGGACAAATGAAGGactgaaatatttaatttagtaaCTTATCAGCATAATGACCATATTAGTTCATACCATCTTGTTGTTAACAATCCCTCAACTCCTACTGGACCTCGAGCATGAATCCTGCTCGTACTAATTCCAACCTATTCAACCAGAAGGGAATTACATAATAAATCAACAACCTTAATGCAATAGATTgattacaaataaaatgcaaACAATATTATACCTCTGCGCCTAGTCCAAATCTTGCCCCATCACTGAATCTGGTGCTTGCATTGTGAAAAACAGCAGCACTGCCAATACAAGATGAACAATATTTACATAAATGTCATTGTACTTGTGCGTTGATATCTTTTAGGAAAGCAGTTAATAGTTTAAAGGaaatgtttgttttgtgtttacTAATTAGCAACTTTGTCAAAGACCACCTAAATTACACACAATAATGAGACGCTACAAAGTAGAGAATTGAGTGaaacatcttttttattttatttcccgggattttttttttcattaaataaaaagaagcaTGATATTTCAAATATTACCTGTCTACTTGGCGTAGAAACACATTAGCAACTTCTTTATCTTCTGCAACGATGGAGTCAGTATGTGCACTGccataaaagaaagagaatataTGACACTTTTCCATCTAA is a window from the Glycine max cultivar Williams 82 chromosome 2, Glycine_max_v4.0, whole genome shotgun sequence genome containing:
- the LOC100808905 gene encoding histone acetyltransferase type B catalytic subunit isoform X2; this encodes MGQKQRSSSEADNEVKKRRRVGFSGVDSGVEAKDCITIYLVSSKEEFDAPESFVIHPVDLNSFFDDDGKIYGYEGLKITIWISSISFYAYADITFQSSSDRGKGVTDLKSALQTIFAETLVDSKDEFLQKYLADNDFVRTNISNGETLKHKAFKENICDSNQLTDSSTSTVEVVRLVAGNMATGQLYSHLIPLTLLLVDGSSPIDVTDSQWELYIVCQKKTDQQGEIQYRLTGFTAVYRFYHYPDDSRLRLSQILVLPPYQHKGYGRFLLEVLYDVAISENVFDFTVEEPLDHFQRVRTCVDALRLLRFGPIQNIVTKAVSLLKQEKLSKKAHCPRLLPPPSAIEDVRKSLKINKQQFLQCWEVLIYIGLNPVDKNMENFVSIILNRVKYDILGKDSGTSGKQLIEVPSDVDQEMSFVMFRSEANEASTVQMDDNQANQEEQLQKLVQERVKEIQLIAEKVTLHLGSSGLVVN
- the LOC100808375 gene encoding mannose-1-phosphate guanylyltransferase 1-like — translated: MKALILVGGFGTRLRPLTLSFPKPLVDFANKPMILHQIEALKAIGVTEVVLAINYQPEVMLNFLKDFESKLGIKITCSQETEPLGTAGPLALARDKLIDDSGEPFFVLNSDVISEYPLKEMIEFHKSHGGEASIMVTKVDEPSKYGVVVMEESTGQVDKFVEKPKLFVGNKINAGIYLLNPSVLDRIELRPTSIEKEVFPKIAAEKKLFAMVLPGFWMDIGQPRDYISGLRLYLDSLKKKSSSKLASGSQFVGNVIVDETAKIGEGCLIGPDVAIGPGCIIEQGVRLKSCTIMRGVRVKKHACVSSSIVGWHSTVGQWARVDNMTILGEDVHVCDEIYSNGGVVLPHKEIKSNILKPEIVM
- the LOC100808905 gene encoding histone acetyltransferase type B catalytic subunit isoform X1 codes for the protein MGQKQRSSSEADNEVKKRRRVGFSGVDSGVEAKDCITIYLVSSKEEFDAPESFVIHPVDLNSFFDDDGKIYGYEGLKVGFICLKITVFEFLMVYDVLFFQLVLHLFLLQITIWISSISFYAYADITFQSSSDRGKGVTDLKSALQTIFAETLVDSKDEFLQKYLADNDFVRTNISNGETLKHKAFKENICDSNQLTDSSTSTVEVVRLVAGNMATGQLYSHLIPLTLLLVDGSSPIDVTDSQWELYIVCQKKTDQQGEIQYRLTGFTAVYRFYHYPDDSRLRLSQILVLPPYQHKGYGRFLLEVLYDVAISENVFDFTVEEPLDHFQRVRTCVDALRLLRFGPIQNIVTKAVSLLKQEKLSKKAHCPRLLPPPSAIEDVRKSLKINKQQFLQCWEVLIYIGLNPVDKNMENFVSIILNRVKYDILGKDSGTSGKQLIEVPSDVDQEMSFVMFRSEANEASTVQMDDNQANQEEQLQKLVQERVKEIQLIAEKVTLHLGSSGLVVN
- the LOC100809454 gene encoding MAM33 domain-containing protein, with the translated sequence MALNSILRKSGSFARALAVSGQLTKNNHLGHRTLLSTAISQHQHQDSLVPRFHFSSVASKKKPTSDENLLRLIESEIECAQETDDHNAAEEVPGNFPFKIIDSPGQQTITLERMYQDEEIKVEVHMPDLVTGEENDDDNDNDSERVTQSSIPLSISVLKKGGPYLEFNCVGYPDEIVIDGLSVKNPDLTEDQVAYEGPDFQGLDENLQKSFHRYLEIRGIKPSTINFLHEYMINKDSKEYLVWLNKLKSFVQA